From the genome of Nicotiana tabacum cultivar K326 chromosome 17, ASM71507v2, whole genome shotgun sequence:
GTGCATCGTTATATGGTTGCATGATTCCTTTCGCATCTTCGTtattaaaggacaaggttccttcaGGGGTGTAATCCTGAGTCCGGGATCGCTTTTCTCTTACAATCgacatcttagtgcgtttaagcaccgacCCTTAGGGGGTATCGATCCCACCCATGATcgtgtggatgatgtgttgtggctcttcttgttcattttgtctactgaaatccctgtttttgaaatggtttttggccctgtcacttaaaaattctcgaagatgTCCTTTATTGAATaatcgggctacctcctctcttagttgcctgcaatcttccgttatatggccatgagtgccatgatattcgcacatttgattgggattcctctgggaaGGATCAATCTGcataggtcgaggccatttagtatctttgatgtgtcCGATGGCCGACACGATAAcggatgcatcgatgctgaagttctactccgataaccgaggtgcttcctTGGGTCCGGTATGTCTGTCGAATCCATTCCTGTTTATCAGCCCTCGAGATCCTTAACCTCGATCATTCCTTTTTCCACCTTATACGGGGTTGCGTGAAGGTTCGCTACTCTTACGATCTCCATTATACGGCCGATATCGATctttatttgaccttggttctcggtcgaTATCCCTTTTAATATCGGACCCAGAACCtaactggtcgtcttcgactcttattttggattgataccgattgtgcacatcggcccaagtaatagtTGGGTACTCGATTAAGTTATGCTTCACCCGCCGCGAAGCCATCGAGTTTTgttcgtttagaccttgagtaaaagcttaaatagcccaatcgtctgtgactggtggtagatccattcgccccatttggaaacgagatacgaattctcttagcatctcgttattcttttgtcttaccttgaataggtccgacttcctagtctcgacctttatggccccagcatgtgcttttacgaaagaatcaacaagcatagcaaaagaatcaatagagttaaatggtaaattatgataccatatcatcgctccctttgacagggtttcaccgagttttttcaataatacagattcgatctcatcgtcctctagatcgttccctttgatggcacatgtgtaagaggtgacatgttcgttggggtcggtcattccattatatttaggaatctcgggcatgcgaaacttctttgtgatcggtttaggagccgcgctcgaggggaaatgaattttttggaatctaagcccttcaatatcggtggtgcccctGGGATCTCATCAACCccggagttatatgtttccatttttttgtcGTTTTCCTCGATCCTCCTTTCTACTGACTCTATTCGTTTTGTCAATTCTTCGAGCATCATAACAATTTCGGAATTAGTCCCCAATttttgctcatttgaccttactatagctggccccgttttgtgggtgacttcttggggtggatTGGGCTCGAGTCTAGTcagtgcctgggtttggctctgcaactgggctattgctacttgttgagcttgcaacatctcgaagatcatacgcaAACTGATTCCATTTTCCTCAAGgttttgggtatttcgagctgcagaccgagtttcaccatgaatgctattttcagagtcggaacgttggttcgcctcaatggccgCATGTGAATTGACGTCTATTGGCTCTTCGACCCGAGCTCCAACGGGATTGACGAGTGGCCTTCCGCCCCCGAGGgttaagttgttgttctcatcttgaaggccagcttcgttgtcgataggtagggccattaattgagaattcATCGTTTTTAGCCTGAAATTaaagatacttccaagagcaagtgtaaaatgatGTGTTTTGCAAAGATTCATACCAAATAACcattgttatccttagccccacggtgggtgccaaactatttacccgaaaaacggatagagttgaatttatacgtagttctaaggacacgtggtataacttggcacaaatcaGAAAAGTGAGTAGAAGTATATCTAATATTGACTTGTAAAGAATGAAATACCAACCAAATTGAAATAGAAAGCTCTtttatgaacaagcaagatgaatcaatgtatatAGCTCACAAGAGAATAATCTCTATATAAATATCAGTATGTTTTTCTCCGTGAATATCAATAATATGAGAGTGTATCAATGCCTTGATGTCCTGCTTTACAGAAATAATAGTTATCCCTCTTATaatggagggatcctactttatatataattaaaaatacatagtggggatcccatgatagattagctTTCCCCTAATTCCtgtcgagattctctcccttagtgcggctgtaacggctcttgtcacttggctcgatcttgatcggacttggTATTGGTCGATTTTCAGGTTTAGAGCTCGATATTGGCTCGAGGCCCGATATTGACTTTGGCtcggtattggtcggtctctggctctTAAGCTCGATAACACCGCCTCACACCATAGTTCGATTTGGAATCGAGCTAAGTATTTAATTGGTCCCCGAAACTTGAGCTTGGTAACCTGGCTTCAGATCTCATTtcgatattatgaagatgacCTTCGGTCCATTACGTTTCAATCTTGACTAATCATTCGAAGGTCGAaaatcgattttgaccgtatacacaaACATTATCTAAACAGATGTCAAATAACCCAGAAATGTATTGGCTAACAGATAGTAATGCATTCATTAGTTATCCAAATCTTTCTCGTTTCCAAATATTTCATTGGAAGAATCTTAAAACAAAAGATGGGACAATCATTGTCTTTAATCTTTTCAGTATTAAGGTAAAAGATAACTTTTTCATTGATGTTTTGCAAAAAagttaactttagttttatttttactgCAAAAGTTGCCACTGACAATCCGAATCCAATATCTCAAATACTACTCACTAATCATTCCAATCTGACAAGACATTTTCCCTTCAAGTAATTGGCACGTATCATCCACTCTCTTTCTCATACACGTCTAATTCAATCAGCCTACAATCACCTCTACAGAATATTTTACTATAATACTTCGTTTTAATATACGGATTAGCGTACAGAATTTTGTCATTAACATTTAAATTTAATTGActccccgtgcaatttttacttttttaatacGGCAATGGGCCAAATATACCTCTACTTTCTAAAATAGTCTAAAAATAATTATCGTTATATTATTGAGTTATCTATACCCCTGTAGTTATACTTTGGGTCCatatatacccctcatttaaacggagggacacgtgtcatcgtcctgttggtcaattttaaatatctcataattaattaaaaagactcattacccatacccgaaaaataattttttaaagtaatttttttttataaaaactgaaaaaaactgaaattatttttactaaaaactgaaaaaaaaatgaaaatattttttttcagattttacaAAAAAAGCTGCtttagaaaaaattaaaaaatattttctaaaacaatatttttgtaaaacctGAAAAAAAAGAAgctgaaaatcaattttctaaagcaattttttttgtaaagattggaaaaactgaaatattttttactaaaaactgaaaaaaaaacggtaatattttttttcctgtttttacaaataaactactttaaaaaaagttgaaaaatattttctaaaataatatttttgtaaaaactgaaacaaaaactaaaaagcaattttctaaagcaatgtttttgtaaaatctgaaaaaaataaatatatttttttttccaatttttagttaaaaatatttcagattttttctagtttttaattgctttagaaagtttgattttcagttttttttttccagtttttacaaaaatattattttacaaaatatttttcatttttttaaagcaattttttgtaaatattggaaaaaaatattttcgttatTTTCAGGTTTTAGTAAaaattttttttagtattttccagtttttataaaaaaaaattattttttaggtaTGGGTAAtgagtttttttaattaattaggagatatttagaattgaccaacaggacgatgacacatgtccctccgtttaaatgaggggtatatttgaacccaaagtatgactgcaggggtatagataactcAATAGTATAACGAGAGGTATTCTTAGACTattttcgaaagtagaggggtatatttggccctttgccgtaatttattttcttagttgtcgtattaaatcttgttataaaGACTTAGTACATATTATTATTAAACTTTTTATGTTCTATTTATATGATACATTATGATTGGACATTAAATTTAGAAAAGACAAAAATTAGTTTGAAAATGATGATCtaaaacaaaccatatattttaTGTTCCTATAAATCTTTTCATTCAAATAACGTGAAAAATTTAAAGTCAAAAACATTCATTATTTTTGACACGGATTAAAAAGAAGAAGTGTATCAcataaattgaaaaacaaaaagaatataTCAACGCAATTTATGCGTAAAAAATCAATACACTATATAAATTATGAATTCATCCGGCCCTAGTAGTTTTGAACAGGAagataaaaattcattaaaatctaAACTACTGTTAGATCTGAATTCGCAATAAGAAAGTAGAATTAGTTAGAGGAGTATTTTAGGAATCTTAAACGAAGTTCCACTTTTCTTTTTGATGTTTGTGATTTTATAGTTTCGTGATCATCCTCCATTCTAACCATATACTTTTTGTCGTTATTAATGCATTGATGAAATGCAAACAAAATGAACTCCACATTCACATGAAATGCAAATCGAGTTCCCTATCTCCCAATCATATCTTATATATACACTTCCTCCATTCGAAGCTGAATCTACGTTATTTATAGCTTTTTTTCCCACCATGGAGCTATAACATTAAATTACTAAATCACAGAGACAactgtttttttcttttcattttcttagtTGGGTCGCCGGAACATCAAGATTCCGGTAACCCTCTATAGGAAAGGAATCATTTTGTATATACATATAGAATTCTTTCCTGTCGCCGGGAAATAAACAAAGGTGATGATAAATGGCAAAGGGTCGGAAACTGACCAATAGTAGAAGCGAAATGCTATTAGGAAACTACAGCTACAGAAATGGAAGTGAAACAGTCAATGGTTCCTCAGAACTAGGAGAAGATGATGTCTGGTCAACGGTTAATGGCATGGTCAACGGGGACGATCACGTCCCCAGGAACGAGTGGAGTCCACGCGCCACCACAGATAGTAACGGCACCTTCGGTGGTTTCATGAGCCGCAAGCAGCCAGTCCCACGAGCTGACCACCACAGCCGCCGCCACCAGGTGGGGGGCTTGTCATTGGCGTTTGATGATTCAGGTAAAATGTCATCTTCTCGGATCTTGCACCAGTTTCACGGACAAGACGCGCCATCCCCACGTGCTTGCCACATGGCCACCTCGGCCCCAGTGAATGTCCCTGATTGGTCCAAGATATACCGAGTTAACTCGGTCGAGTCATTGCACGACTCGGATGATGGCGTGAATGATCACGACTCGGAGATTGTTCCCCCGCACGAATACATTGCTAGGAGCCGAAACTCGGCTTCCCACTCGGTGTTCGAAGGCGTTGGACGAACATTAAAGGGTCGAGATTTGAGCCGAGTCCGAGATGCTGTGTGGAGTCAGACCGGATTTGATGGCTGAGTTCATCAATGAATTAGCTATTGTTTTAGATAAAACAGTTCTATAAGTATTAGCTGTTGGAGAAAGAGGCAATGGATGATAATTATTTATTTGCCAGAATTTTTTTGGTCTTGGGCAATGAATCATGTTGAATGAATACAAACTCAGTGAGTCAACCAGCTGGGGTTGAGTCCAAGTTTaatcttttgttttttcttattacTTTTTATTGATATATTCCCTCTATTTGATATGTACTTTTGCTATGGTGGATTTTAGCAAAATGTTATTTTGTCATTTTCAGATatcgaaaat
Proteins encoded in this window:
- the LOC107765376 gene encoding protein S40-5 yields the protein MAKGRKLTNSRSEMLLGNYSYRNGSETVNGSSELGEDDVWSTVNGMVNGDDHVPRNEWSPRATTDSNGTFGGFMSRKQPVPRADHHSRRHQVGGLSLAFDDSGKMSSSRILHQFHGQDAPSPRACHMATSAPVNVPDWSKIYRVNSVESLHDSDDGVNDHDSEIVPPHEYIARSRNSASHSVFEGVGRTLKGRDLSRVRDAVWSQTGFDG